In the Advenella kashmirensis WT001 genome, one interval contains:
- a CDS encoding extracellular catalytic domain type 1 short-chain-length polyhydroxyalkanoate depolymerase, whose product MSSIFLKTARKIARQQSNALIRATRSNMKLAASAFNHNPLFPPSPAAVLRPAKKPVPPPFRHGSWTERLFKVPATISLFFQRLSYFLYVPPSHEMQGSAMLVMLHGCKQTATEFAQGTRMNQHAARSGMVVLYPQQSRQRQSLRCWRWYLPDQQHGYAEADAIAALVRNLIRRHKMDKTRIYLAGMSAGAGMGSLLALRHPRLFAAVALHSGPVMGNASSLSSGLQTMRRGTLNDPLTALKAASETLTASHDYLPALILQGQLDRVVSANNGEQLARQFAWLNGFDDQAQPIEKPVGEQTSREYTQFDFKRARKSIVRLCQLRKVGHAWSGGDSRLDFNTSDGPNASSLIMQFFRMHQRSDKAS is encoded by the coding sequence ACGCACTGATCAGGGCCACACGATCGAATATGAAGCTGGCCGCTTCGGCCTTCAACCACAACCCGCTGTTTCCGCCCTCGCCTGCCGCCGTGTTGCGTCCGGCAAAAAAACCCGTTCCGCCGCCGTTCCGTCATGGTTCCTGGACGGAACGGCTCTTCAAGGTGCCGGCGACGATCTCCCTGTTTTTTCAGCGCCTAAGCTATTTCCTGTATGTACCGCCATCGCACGAAATGCAAGGCAGCGCCATGCTGGTCATGCTCCACGGTTGTAAACAGACAGCCACCGAATTCGCACAGGGAACACGAATGAACCAGCATGCCGCCAGATCCGGCATGGTCGTTTTATATCCACAGCAATCGCGACAGCGCCAGAGCCTGCGCTGCTGGCGCTGGTATCTACCCGATCAGCAACATGGTTATGCAGAAGCAGACGCGATTGCCGCGCTGGTGCGCAATCTGATACGGCGCCACAAAATGGATAAGACGCGAATCTATCTGGCAGGCATGTCGGCCGGCGCCGGCATGGGCAGCCTGCTGGCCTTGCGTCATCCCCGGCTGTTTGCCGCGGTGGCCCTGCATTCCGGACCTGTCATGGGCAATGCCAGCAGCCTGTCCAGCGGTTTGCAAACGATGCGGCGCGGTACCTTGAATGATCCGCTAACAGCACTCAAGGCCGCCAGCGAAACCCTGACTGCCAGCCACGACTACCTGCCTGCGTTGATTCTGCAAGGCCAACTCGACAGGGTGGTATCGGCCAATAACGGCGAACAGCTGGCGCGTCAGTTTGCCTGGCTCAATGGTTTTGATGACCAGGCGCAGCCTATCGAGAAACCAGTGGGTGAACAGACCTCGCGCGAATACACGCAGTTTGATTTCAAACGCGCCCGCAAGAGTATTGTGCGATTGTGCCAGCTCAGAAAAGTGGGTCATGCCTGGAGCGGTGGCGACAGCAGGCTCGATTTCAACACTTCGGATGGCCCGAATGCTTCAAGCCTGATCATGCAGTTTTTCCGGATGCATCAGCGCAGTGACAAAGCGTCATAG
- a CDS encoding adenosine deaminase, with the protein MNAERLEFIRKLPKAELHLHIEGTLEPELIFRLAQRNGVTLPYPSIQALRDAYQFTDLQSFLDLYYAGAAVLITEADFYEMTMAYLARITQEGVVHTEIMFDPQTHTERGVPIATVFAGIARALREARQTWGITSCLIMSFLRHLSEQDAFDTLEQALPLREQYSDLWLGIGLDSGEQGNPPEKFERVYARCGQLGFYLVAHAGEEGPAAYVSNALNRLNVIRIDHGVRSEEDPVLLQTLAARKIPLTVCPLSNLKLKVVSDMREHNLKRLLDQGLCVTINSDDPAYFGGYLLDNYVAVADALGLSDQELITLANNSMQARFPVFLTQPC; encoded by the coding sequence ATGAACGCCGAACGTTTAGAGTTTATCCGCAAGCTGCCCAAGGCTGAATTACATTTGCATATAGAAGGTACACTGGAGCCCGAATTGATTTTCCGGCTTGCGCAACGCAACGGCGTGACCTTGCCATATCCATCTATACAGGCACTGCGCGATGCGTATCAGTTCACTGATCTGCAATCGTTTCTGGATCTGTACTACGCCGGCGCGGCAGTGCTGATTACCGAAGCCGATTTCTATGAGATGACCATGGCTTATCTGGCGCGGATAACGCAGGAGGGCGTAGTTCATACCGAAATCATGTTCGACCCGCAGACCCACACCGAGCGTGGCGTGCCAATAGCAACGGTGTTTGCCGGCATTGCGCGCGCCTTGCGCGAGGCCAGGCAGACCTGGGGCATTACCTCGTGTCTTATCATGAGTTTTCTACGGCATCTGTCCGAGCAAGACGCCTTTGATACGCTGGAGCAGGCTTTGCCATTGCGCGAACAGTACAGTGACCTGTGGCTGGGAATCGGCCTGGATTCGGGCGAACAGGGCAATCCACCGGAAAAATTCGAACGCGTGTACGCGCGTTGTGGTCAATTGGGCTTTTATCTGGTCGCTCATGCGGGCGAAGAAGGGCCAGCCGCTTATGTAAGTAATGCACTGAACCGGCTGAATGTGATTCGCATTGACCACGGTGTGCGCAGTGAGGAAGATCCGGTCTTGTTGCAAACGCTGGCTGCCAGAAAAATACCGCTCACCGTCTGCCCGTTATCGAATCTGAAACTCAAGGTGGTCAGCGATATGCGCGAGCATAATCTGAAGCGCCTGCTGGATCAGGGTCTTTGTGTGACGATCAATTCAGATGATCCCGCCTACTTTGGCGGCTATCTGCTCGATAACTATGTTGCGGTTGCCGACGCGCTCGGATTGAGCGACCAGGAACTGATCACCCTTGCCAACAACAGCATGCAGGCTCGTTTTCCGGTGTTCCTGACGCAACCCTGCTGA
- a CDS encoding DUF2474 family protein, translated as MTQQETKRAGTTTSKRSRWLWFVGLWLAGTVALLLAAYLLRGIMSAVGMTS; from the coding sequence ATGACACAGCAGGAAACCAAACGCGCTGGCACCACTACAAGCAAACGCAGTCGCTGGTTATGGTTCGTCGGATTGTGGCTGGCCGGAACCGTGGCGCTATTGCTGGCGGCCTATCTACTGCGCGGCATTATGTCCGCCGTGGGCATGACTTCCTGA
- the cydB gene encoding cytochrome d ubiquinol oxidase subunit II has protein sequence MGIDISLLWAVIILFGIMMYVIMDGFDLGIGILFPLMPRRADRDVMMNTVAPVWDGNETWLVLGGAGLMAAFPLAYAVILSAFAMPLILMLLALIFRGVAFEFRFRASDARRRWWDAAFIGGSVLATFFQGVTLGAYIDGITVVNRAYAGGALDWLTPFSVFTGIGLIVAYALLGCTWLVLKTDGPLQQRMIELARPLTLVLLVIIGILSIWTPMSNTLIYERWFTLPNLFWFAPVPILVILVSWGLIRSLNHNPHAEPFIFTLCMVFLGYSGLGISVWPNIIPPDISIWDAAGPPESQGFALVGALFIIPFILMYTSWAYYVFRGKVTADAGYH, from the coding sequence ATGGGAATTGATATTTCGCTCTTGTGGGCTGTGATTATCCTGTTCGGAATCATGATGTACGTGATCATGGACGGATTCGATCTGGGCATCGGGATTCTGTTTCCGCTCATGCCTCGCCGTGCAGACCGTGACGTGATGATGAACACTGTTGCCCCGGTCTGGGACGGCAACGAGACCTGGCTGGTGTTGGGTGGCGCCGGCTTGATGGCCGCCTTTCCGCTGGCTTATGCCGTGATTCTGAGTGCATTTGCCATGCCGCTGATTCTGATGCTGCTCGCGCTGATTTTCCGCGGCGTGGCGTTCGAGTTTCGCTTCCGGGCCAGCGATGCGCGTCGTCGCTGGTGGGACGCCGCTTTTATTGGCGGTTCTGTACTGGCCACTTTCTTCCAGGGCGTGACCCTGGGGGCGTATATTGACGGCATCACAGTTGTGAATCGCGCCTATGCCGGCGGGGCGTTGGACTGGCTCACGCCGTTTTCCGTGTTCACCGGCATCGGGCTGATTGTTGCCTATGCGTTGCTGGGCTGCACCTGGCTTGTGCTCAAGACAGACGGGCCGTTGCAGCAACGGATGATTGAACTGGCCAGGCCGCTGACCCTGGTGTTGCTGGTTATCATTGGTATTCTGAGTATCTGGACGCCGATGAGCAATACGCTTATCTACGAGCGCTGGTTTACCTTGCCAAATCTGTTCTGGTTTGCACCAGTTCCCATTCTGGTGATCCTGGTAAGCTGGGGGCTGATACGCAGCCTGAATCACAATCCGCATGCCGAGCCGTTTATTTTTACCCTGTGTATGGTATTTCTGGGTTATAGCGGACTGGGCATCAGTGTCTGGCCCAATATCATTCCACCTGATATTTCCATCTGGGATGCCGCCGGTCCGCCGGAAAGCCAGGGGTTCGCACTGGTGGGTGCGCTCTTCATTATTCCGTTTATTCTCATGTACACCTCCTGGGCGTACTATGTGTTCCGTGGCAAAGTGACGGCAGATGCGGGATATCACTAG
- a CDS encoding GDSL-type esterase/lipase family protein, which translates to MADLCRGYAGRLHYRRQRCADRLQHARDRLYGRRAAFGRDCCDQCRHFGGAPAWRQNGEHAMARISHDVFDAPAVTTLVLFIGINDISWPGTAFAPTQPMPALSSLQEGYRKLAALAKSRGLRVIGVTLAPFRGALAGTPLDNYYDDDKNRLRLAVNAWIRDAGIFDAVVDADSLLQDRHDVTKLDARYDSGDHLHPGPGGNAVLAQAIAGQVRSCR; encoded by the coding sequence ATCGCCGACCTGTGCCGTGGCTATGCTGGGCGACTCCATTACCGACGGCAACGGTGTGCCGATAGACTCCAACACGCGCGTGACAGACTATATGGCCGACGCGCTGCATTCGGCCGGGATTGCTGTGATCAATGCCGGCATTTCGGGGGCGCGCCTGCTTGGCGACAAAATGGGGAGCATGCAATGGCGCGTATTTCACACGACGTCTTTGATGCGCCGGCTGTGACCACCCTGGTGCTCTTTATTGGCATCAATGACATCAGCTGGCCCGGGACCGCTTTTGCGCCGACCCAGCCTATGCCTGCTTTAAGCTCCTTGCAGGAGGGATATCGCAAGTTGGCAGCGCTGGCCAAAAGCAGAGGGCTGCGCGTTATTGGCGTGACGCTGGCACCATTTCGCGGTGCATTGGCCGGCACGCCGCTGGACAATTACTATGATGACGACAAGAACCGTCTGCGCCTGGCGGTCAACGCATGGATACGTGATGCCGGGATTTTTGATGCGGTGGTCGATGCCGACAGCTTGTTGCAGGATCGGCATGACGTAACAAAACTGGACGCACGTTACGACTCTGGTGACCATTTGCATCCCGGACCGGGCGGCAATGCGGTGCTGGCGCAAGCGATTGCGGGGCAGGTTCGATCCTGTCGATAG
- a CDS encoding LysR family transcriptional regulator: MNNIHMSSAPKGNKLVEMELFVATIESGSFSLAARHFCMSPSAVSKAVARLEARLRVTLLNRSTRKLSLTPAGESFFHRSKCLLSELDDIEAGMTQDALPSGPCASIPMCHSVN; the protein is encoded by the coding sequence GTGAACAATATTCATATGTCATCTGCACCCAAGGGCAATAAACTTGTCGAAATGGAACTGTTCGTGGCCACCATCGAGTCGGGCAGTTTCTCCCTGGCTGCCCGACACTTTTGCATGAGTCCGTCGGCCGTTTCCAAAGCAGTTGCCAGACTTGAAGCGCGCCTGCGGGTGACGCTGCTGAACCGTTCCACGCGCAAGCTATCGCTTACACCGGCCGGCGAGTCTTTTTTTCACCGCAGCAAATGTCTGCTCTCGGAACTGGACGACATTGAAGCGGGCATGACACAGGATGCCCTGCCGTCGGGGCCCTGCGCATCAATACCAATGTGCCATTCGGTGAACTGA
- a CDS encoding LysR substrate-binding domain-containing protein: MPFGELILLPLVPLFQAKFPDITLNIDLTDDVVDMYDARVDVAIRAGQLKDSDLYARKLGQSPRVIVAAPAYLQKHGTPKQPEDLTRYHKLDLNLSRSFRGWRMTQDGQALQVSIDAQIKVNNGISLKHLAMQGAGLARLTRFIVDKELQSGALIQVLEQYNSQEFESFYAVFMGKRDLMPRRVAVFLDFLTEHTILR; encoded by the coding sequence GTGCCATTCGGTGAACTGATCCTATTGCCGCTGGTTCCTTTATTTCAGGCGAAATTTCCTGACATTACACTCAATATTGACCTGACCGACGACGTGGTAGATATGTACGATGCGCGTGTTGATGTTGCCATTCGCGCCGGCCAGTTGAAGGACTCCGATCTTTACGCGCGCAAGCTGGGACAATCGCCCCGCGTCATCGTCGCAGCACCCGCCTATTTGCAAAAGCATGGCACACCAAAGCAACCCGAAGATTTGACGCGTTATCACAAGCTCGATTTGAACCTGTCCCGTTCGTTTCGCGGTTGGCGTATGACACAAGACGGCCAGGCGCTGCAGGTCAGCATAGATGCGCAGATCAAGGTCAATAACGGCATTTCGCTCAAGCATCTGGCAATGCAAGGGGCTGGGTTGGCACGCCTGACCCGGTTCATCGTGGACAAGGAGCTGCAAAGTGGCGCGCTGATCCAGGTGCTGGAGCAATACAATAGCCAGGAATTTGAATCGTTTTACGCAGTCTTCATGGGCAAACGCGATCTGATGCCGCGCCGGGTCGCCGTTTTTCTGGACTTTCTGACCGAGCACACCATTCTGCGCTAA
- a CDS encoding aldolase → MDTIQNQYEAVYHSDETTRLRQDLALALRAAAFHDLSEGVCNHFSAEVPACADWFLLNPRGFQWSEIQAEDIVMVDADGNKLWGEHEIEPTALFIHAAVHRIARKKCVLHTHMPYATALTLTENGGLDPLLSQNAMRFYNRIAVDRTYNGLALDHAEGERIAHAMNGADVAFLTNHGPIVCGESVAYAYDDLYYLERAARVEVLAHSSGLPLKPVEEHKAALAASQIQQERLQSTLFFESLRRLL, encoded by the coding sequence ATGGACACCATCCAGAATCAATATGAAGCCGTTTATCATTCGGACGAGACAACCCGGCTGCGCCAGGACCTGGCACTGGCCTTGCGGGCGGCTGCCTTTCATGATCTTTCGGAGGGCGTCTGTAATCACTTTAGCGCCGAGGTCCCCGCCTGTGCCGACTGGTTCCTGCTAAATCCGCGCGGCTTCCAGTGGTCCGAGATACAGGCCGAAGACATTGTCATGGTTGATGCCGATGGCAACAAATTGTGGGGCGAACATGAAATTGAGCCAACCGCATTGTTTATTCACGCTGCCGTACATCGGATTGCGCGCAAAAAATGTGTGCTGCATACGCATATGCCTTATGCGACCGCACTGACGCTGACCGAAAATGGCGGGCTGGATCCGCTGCTGTCGCAAAATGCCATGCGGTTCTACAACCGTATCGCTGTCGATCGTACCTACAACGGTCTGGCGCTGGACCATGCCGAGGGTGAGCGCATTGCCCATGCCATGAATGGCGCCGATGTTGCATTTTTGACAAATCATGGACCAATTGTCTGTGGTGAAAGCGTCGCTTATGCGTACGACGATCTGTACTATCTGGAGCGTGCCGCCCGCGTGGAAGTGCTGGCGCATTCGTCGGGCCTGCCGTTAAAACCGGTGGAGGAACACAAGGCGGCACTGGCGGCCAGTCAGATACAGCAGGAACGGTTGCAGTCTACGTTGTTCTTTGAATCGCTGCGTCGCTTGCTGTAA
- a CDS encoding DsbA family protein, with product MKITLHYIYDPLCGWCYAAEPLLERVLASPVRDKFTFEMHAGGLFQRMTLPQGKRAMIRQADARIANMTGQHFGQPYLDGLLARDDTIYDSLPPIAAILAVGTVSAGSEPAMLQAIQYAHYREGRAVVQEDVLADLAQSLQIDRALFVGAYREILNDNIQAHLDSTLTLMHYAGAQGFPAFVIQKDDVLEKLGHERYYGDAAGFTALIESKVASDQGEHPSR from the coding sequence ATGAAAATTACACTGCACTATATCTATGATCCCCTTTGCGGCTGGTGTTATGCCGCCGAGCCACTGCTTGAACGTGTTCTTGCCTCTCCCGTTCGCGACAAGTTTACATTTGAAATGCATGCAGGCGGATTGTTCCAGCGCATGACGCTGCCACAAGGCAAACGGGCCATGATTCGCCAGGCCGATGCACGTATCGCAAACATGACCGGCCAGCACTTTGGCCAGCCCTATCTGGACGGATTGCTCGCACGCGACGATACCATTTATGATTCCCTGCCGCCCATTGCCGCCATTCTCGCGGTCGGCACTGTCTCTGCCGGTAGCGAACCGGCCATGTTGCAGGCTATCCAATATGCACACTATCGCGAAGGCCGCGCCGTCGTTCAGGAAGATGTCCTGGCCGATCTGGCACAGTCGCTGCAGATTGATCGAGCGTTATTTGTCGGGGCCTACCGGGAAATACTCAATGACAACATCCAGGCGCATCTGGACAGCACGCTCACGCTGATGCATTATGCCGGCGCACAAGGCTTCCCGGCCTTTGTGATCCAAAAGGATGATGTCCTGGAAAAACTGGGGCATGAACGGTACTACGGCGATGCGGCCGGGTTTACTGCCCTTATCGAAAGCAAAGTTGCCTCTGACCAAGGTGAGCACCCATCACGATGA
- a CDS encoding SMR family transporter: protein MSTYLYLAGAIIMEVIATSFLKSSESFTRLVPSIITIAGYASAFYLLSLSLRTMPTGIAYAIWSGAGIVLISLISWIWFGQSLDGAALLGIGLIIAGVIVINVFSGSVSH, encoded by the coding sequence ATTTCCACTTATTTATATCTGGCCGGCGCGATTATCATGGAAGTGATCGCTACTTCCTTTCTAAAATCATCCGAGAGCTTCACCCGGCTCGTTCCTTCAATCATCACCATTGCGGGATACGCCTCTGCGTTTTACCTTTTGTCACTCAGCTTACGCACAATGCCTACTGGTATTGCGTATGCAATATGGTCCGGAGCTGGTATCGTGCTCATATCCCTGATAAGCTGGATCTGGTTCGGGCAATCTCTTGACGGGGCAGCACTGCTGGGCATCGGCCTGATTATTGCCGGTGTCATTGTCATCAATGTATTTTCCGGCAGCGTTTCGCATTAG
- a CDS encoding phosphonate degradation HD-domain oxygenase — translation MALTPEDIQSLYEHYGASLYDGEAVTQLEHALQAACLAEAGRAPDSLIAAALLHDLGHILEARNQERDNAFPGVDHRHQLAAVPFLEPGFPDSVIEPVKMHVDAKRCLCAIDPDYFGTLSPASVHSLGLQGGKFSQAEVEQFRQRPYAQDALRLRRWDDLAKVPQRTTPDLAHFMHYVKKVYQPAALDLRN, via the coding sequence ATGGCACTTACTCCCGAAGACATTCAATCGCTGTACGAGCACTATGGCGCCTCATTGTACGACGGCGAGGCGGTCACGCAACTGGAACATGCGCTGCAAGCGGCCTGTCTTGCCGAGGCCGGGCGCGCCCCGGATTCGCTCATTGCGGCAGCTCTGTTGCATGACCTGGGTCACATCCTGGAGGCGCGCAATCAGGAGCGTGATAATGCGTTCCCGGGTGTCGACCACCGCCATCAATTGGCCGCCGTTCCCTTCCTTGAACCGGGGTTTCCAGATTCGGTGATCGAGCCGGTCAAAATGCACGTCGATGCCAAGCGTTGCCTGTGCGCCATTGATCCGGACTATTTCGGGACGCTATCGCCCGCCTCCGTACACAGCCTGGGTTTGCAGGGTGGCAAGTTCAGTCAGGCCGAGGTTGAACAATTCCGGCAACGTCCTTACGCCCAGGACGCGTTGCGCCTGCGCCGCTGGGACGATCTGGCCAAGGTGCCGCAACGCACAACACCTGATCTTGCACATTTCATGCATTATGTAAAAAAGGTATACCAGCCCGCCGCCCTTGATCTCAGGAACTAA
- a CDS encoding NADPH-dependent FMN reductase yields the protein MMNVIVTFREYVMTSIENDKPINGKPRILLLSGSTRRLSYNTRLARHMALTVEQAGGNATLISLADYPMAIYHADDEAQFGLPESARQLRALFKSHHGVFFASPEENSSISALLKNTLDWVSRADGDEPGKVPYIGKVAAIGGATTGASGTRLGLLHLRTVLSGLGMLVLPSVMTIPFAANAFDDAGLLQSEEQRAAAEALALSLVRTARAVGVSS from the coding sequence ATGATGAATGTCATCGTGACATTCAGGGAATATGTAATGACGTCAATCGAGAACGACAAACCGATCAACGGCAAGCCACGCATTCTGCTGCTCTCGGGCAGTACGCGACGACTGTCCTACAATACCCGGCTGGCTCGCCATATGGCGCTCACGGTGGAGCAAGCCGGGGGCAATGCGACGTTGATCAGTCTGGCCGACTATCCGATGGCCATCTATCATGCAGATGATGAAGCGCAGTTTGGTCTGCCTGAATCTGCGCGTCAACTGCGAGCGCTGTTCAAGTCGCATCATGGCGTGTTCTTTGCCTCTCCGGAAGAAAATTCCTCCATCTCGGCTTTGCTGAAAAATACGCTGGACTGGGTGTCGCGTGCAGACGGCGACGAACCGGGCAAAGTGCCTTATATTGGCAAGGTGGCGGCCATTGGCGGCGCAACCACAGGTGCGTCTGGGACCAGGCTGGGCTTGCTGCACTTGCGCACGGTGTTGTCAGGGCTGGGAATGTTGGTATTGCCGTCCGTCATGACAATTCCCTTTGCCGCCAACGCATTTGACGATGCAGGTCTGTTGCAAAGCGAAGAGCAGCGGGCAGCAGCAGAAGCACTCGCGTTGTCCCTGGTCAGGACGGCGCGCGCAGTGGGCGTTAGTTCCTGA
- a CDS encoding nitroreductase family protein, translated as MAVTTTEQERELLYSLISRRRSVRQFTDTPVEEPALMRVLTCAQGVNSSDGKRGAPSAHALHPLGLTVVVRRVQGVEAGSYLFDPARKSLGRIASAPVSGSLLPVSLADDEWLETAPVVIVISADYDLALRHFADQQPDGLRGSRYVDVETGAVAQNLYLAALVEKLGGVLVMGVDDQALARQLTLPAEHKPVALFCLGQAQAS; from the coding sequence ATGGCGGTGACGACAACAGAACAGGAACGCGAATTATTGTATTCATTGATTTCGCGTCGCCGCTCCGTCCGGCAGTTTACCGACACGCCCGTTGAAGAACCCGCGCTCATGCGCGTCCTTACCTGCGCACAAGGGGTCAATAGCAGCGACGGCAAGCGGGGCGCGCCTTCGGCTCATGCCTTGCATCCGCTAGGCCTGACGGTTGTGGTGCGACGGGTGCAGGGCGTAGAGGCGGGCAGCTATCTGTTTGACCCGGCGCGCAAATCTCTTGGTCGCATCGCATCTGCCCCGGTATCCGGCAGCTTGCTGCCTGTCTCTCTTGCCGATGATGAATGGCTTGAGACCGCGCCTGTTGTTATCGTCATTAGTGCCGACTATGACCTGGCTTTGCGTCATTTTGCCGATCAGCAGCCCGATGGCCTGCGCGGTTCCCGCTATGTAGACGTAGAGACCGGCGCTGTAGCACAGAACCTTTATCTGGCAGCGCTCGTCGAGAAGCTGGGCGGCGTGCTGGTCATGGGGGTCGATGACCAGGCGTTGGCCAGGCAACTGACCTTGCCCGCCGAACATAAGCCGGTGGCGCTATTCTGTCTGGGCCAAGCTCAGGCGTCATAG
- a CDS encoding MarR family winged helix-turn-helix transcriptional regulator, translating into MSQATAWPIVVIRRLGEGVRQKDIAEELGIEAPSLVRLLDQLEASGLAVRKLDPEDGRSKTLYLTDAGRRIANEIDERLLGFRRMVFNGVSKEDADAFLRVLDTIRHSTCTAGRSSGKHSGNHK; encoded by the coding sequence ATGTCTCAGGCCACCGCGTGGCCGATTGTGGTCATCCGACGGCTAGGGGAAGGCGTAAGACAAAAGGATATCGCCGAAGAGCTGGGCATTGAAGCCCCTTCCCTGGTCCGCCTGCTCGATCAGCTTGAGGCCAGCGGCCTGGCCGTACGCAAGCTGGACCCTGAAGACGGGCGCAGCAAAACGCTGTACCTGACCGATGCGGGCAGACGCATTGCAAATGAAATTGATGAGCGCCTGCTTGGCTTTCGGCGCATGGTCTTCAATGGGGTGTCAAAAGAAGATGCCGATGCCTTTTTGCGTGTGCTCGATACGATCAGACACAGCACCTGTACAGCTGGCCGCTCTTCAGGGAAGCATTCGGGCAATCACAAATGA